The following coding sequences are from one Clarias gariepinus isolate MV-2021 ecotype Netherlands chromosome 19, CGAR_prim_01v2, whole genome shotgun sequence window:
- the lrfn4a gene encoding leucine-rich repeat and fibronectin type-III domain-containing protein 4, whose amino-acid sequence MPSQGLLCISRNKDLPWEQLHEKKHIGFKKADSCPISTWSVLWLVLVNYILLGCCPGVFAGETWGMVSICPFHCVCRNLSESLSTLCVNKGLLFVPPNIDRRTVELRLADNYILEVGGPDFANMTGLVDLTLSRNTIHILRPLAFGDLESLRSLHLDTNRLTVVGPQDLTGLLNLQHLFINNNQLTDVSADAFDDFLLTLEDLDLSYNNLRRVPWEAIQNMASLNTLNLDHNLIDQIAEGSFSELYKLSRLDMTSNRLQTLPPDPLFSRSQIGIVSPTPYNAIISLNFGGNPLHCNCELLWLRRLIREDDMETCATPAHLAGRYFWSIPEEEFICEPPLITRNTNKLWVLEGQRAMLKCRAIGDPEPVIHWVSPDDRIVANSSRIHSYYNGTLDFLVTRARDDGAYTCIAINAAGESTAQVELKIIPLPHRGNGTVPLINPRDPGASDMSRDRGGAVGGMVTVRNVTGSEGEDGTSSSSTRTERLVGVQEVTSNSAQVHWFMGRTSTPYLVWMYQIQYNSTADDALVYRILPPTSNSFLLKNLVSGADYSLCVLAIFDDGISTLATTKVLGCTQFSTKEDYPECRSLHAHFLGGTLTVMVGGVVVVTLLVFTVAMMMRHRVCGGCQEHFGQLGEFLPAKGVDVYAQTNGNNSMMVALPNRLLAQQTRAVQAKAKHKEHMLVKLSNEPQCSQDSDMDLVMQKPNASFTTEGEKATFYHSPGKSAHTLPHPAHKAMTHDCKLKLRRSLERDKDNDTMQGVRQSLTSLALTQSGQVGQGISPNWPRERCVLGAKRSCSFDAGDITTATCYSYAKRLSVIWTRRSQSLHSMLVHCASTTSTSSTASEQYSHVLVHGYLHAYASNNSNSNSNSNCSMDANPGDLEESVV is encoded by the exons ATGCCAAGTCAAGGACTGCTGTGCATATCCAGAAATAAGGATCTACCCTGGGAACAGCTGCATGAGAAAAAACACATTGGCTTCAAAAAAGCAGATTCTTGTCCCATTAGCACTTGGTCTGTCCTTTGGTTAGTCCTAGTGAATTATATCCTGTTGGGATGTTGTCCCGGTGTGTTTGCTGGAGAGACATGGGGCATGGTTTCCATCTGCCCCTTCCACTGTGTGTGTCGGAACCTATCAGAGTCTCTAAGCACGCTCTGTGTTAATAAAGGACTGCTCTTTGTCCCTCCCAATATTGACCGCCGCACTGTGGAGCTCCGTCTTGCAGACAACTACATCCTGGAAGTCGGTGGGCCTGACTTTGCAAACATGACCGGATTAGTGGACCTGACGTTATCTCGTAACACTATCCACATCCTGCGCCCACTGGCTTTCGGAGATCTGGAAAGCCTGCGGTCACTTCACCTGGACACTAACCGGCTGACTGTGGTGGGACCTCAGGATCTAACAGGCCTTCTTAACCTTCAGCATCTTTTCATCAACAACAACCAGCTCACAGATGTCTCAGCTGATGCGTTTGATGACTTCCTGCTCACTCTAGAAGACCTGGACCTGTCGTACAACAACCTTCGCAGAGTTCCCTGGGAAGCCATCCAGAACATGGCCAGCCTAAACACCCTTAACTTGGACCACAATCTTATAGACCAGATTGCTGAGGGCTCTTTCAGCGAGCTTTATAAGCTTTCTCGTTTGGATATGACCTCAAACAGGCTACAGACACTTCCCCCCGATCCCCTGTTCTCTCGGTCACAAATTGGCATAGTCAGTCCAACACCCTACAACGCCATCATCAGCCTGAATTTTGGTGGAAATCCTTTACATTGTAACTGCGAGTTGCTGTGGCTGCGGAGGCTGATCCGTGAGGATGACATGGAGACCTGCGCCACACCTGCACACCTCGCTGGACGTTACTTCTGGTCCATCCCAGAGGAAGAGTTCATATGTGAGCCTCCATTAATCACCCGGAACACTAACAAGCTGTGGGTCCTAGAGGGGCAGAGGGCGATGCTTAAGTGCCGTGCTATCGGTGACCCTGAGCCAGTCATCCACTGGGTATCCCCAGACGACCGAATCGTGGCCAACTCCAGCCGCATACACTCGTATTACAACGGAACCCTGGATTTTCTGGTAACTCGTGCCAGGGATGATGGAGCTTACACATGCATCGCTATTAATGCGGCTGGAGAGTCCACTGCACAAGTGGAGCTGAAAATCATCCCACTGCCCCACCGAGGAAATGGAACAGTCCCACTTATTAACCCCCGAGACCCTGGCGCCTCCGATATGAGTCGTGATAGAGGAGGGGCCGTAGGAGGGATGGTTACTGTGAGGAACGTGACCGGAAGTGAGGGCGAGGACGGAACAAGCAGTAGCAGCACTAGAACGGAGCGATTGGTAGGAGTTCAGGAAGTGACCTCGAACTCGGCTCAGGTGCACTGGTTTATGGGCAGAACCTCAACACCTTACTTGGTGTGGATGTACCAGATTCAGTACAATAGTACAGCCGATGATGCTCTTGTGTACAG AATTCTGCCACCTACCAGTAATAGTTTCCTGCTGAAAAACCTAGTCTCCGGTGCAGACTACAGCCTGTGTGTTTTGGCCATCTTTGACGACGGCATATCCACCTTGGCCACGACGAAAGTGTTAGGTTGCACCCAGTTCAGCACTAAAGAGGATTATCCAGAATGCCGTTCTCTGCACGCTCACTTCCTCGGTGGCACGCTGACCGTGATGGTAGGTGGAGTGGTGGTGGTAACATTGCTGGTCTTCACCGTGGCTATGATGATGCGACACAGAGTGTGTGGAGGTTGTCAAGAACATTTCGGGCAGTTGGGGGAATTCCTGCCAGCCAAAGGGGTGGATGTTTATGCCCAGACTAACGGAAATAACAGCATGATGGTGGCTTTGCCAAACAGGTTGCTGGCCCAGCAAACAAGGGCGGTCCAGGCAAAAGCCAAGCATAAGGAGCACATGCTGGTGAAACTGAGCAATGAGCCTCAGTGCAGTCAGGACTCAGACATGGACCTAGTGATGCAGAAACCTAATGCCTCTTTTACAACAGAGGGTGAGAAAGCGACATTCTACCACTCCCCAGGCAAAAGTGCACACACTTTGCCCCACCCGGCTCACAAAGCTATGACGCATGACTGCAAGCTAAAGCTGCGGAGGTCTCTAGAGAGAGACAAGGACAACGACACAATGCAAGGTGTAAGGCAGTCTTTAACCTCACTGGCCCTCACTCAGTCAGGGCAGGTGGGACAGGGAATTAGCCCAAATTGGCCCAGGGAGAGGTGCGTTTTAGGGGCCAAGCGTAGCTGCTCTTTCGACGCAGGTGACATCACGACCGCCACCTGTTACAGCTACGCCAAGCGCCTGAGCGTCATCTGGACCCGCCGCAGCCAGTCGCTACACAGCATGCTGGTCCACTGCGCCTCCACCACCAGCACGTCCAGCACAGCGAGCGAGCAGTATAGCCACGTACTGGTGCACGGGTACCTGCACGCTTACGCCTCCAACAACTCAAACTCCAACTCAAATTCAAACTGTAGCATGGACGCCAATCCTGGAGACCTGGAGGAAAGCGTGGTGTAG